The following are from one region of the Hydrogenimonas sp. SS33 genome:
- a CDS encoding nitrate- and nitrite sensing domain-containing protein, with protein sequence MQVGIRSKLKLISLLPILLLLGFASYFLYQSATSYMRGQVFTERMGYTRILNDMATQLAKERGMTAIYIASHGKRVKDSLAAQRKMVDKEIGVFRTYLSRHPEARPKKLIKVLLGLLPKKRQQIDALQVNFNQAFFNYYTVLIKAILDEIEKVSSTTPDPEITNEAKAFVNFAKAKEASGIERGFMSYILARYTKMSDEELRKWIHYIGRADTYEYGFINDEDLKQQIRKILESEDAKETFDELAKARTEILHSINDGYYTIDPTLWFNLNTEKISVLVDVQKVIMKEMKRKAADVLQEQMYIAVASGALWIISIILAIIGFIVSREITQNIKNLETILQNVAESTNQKVDINLDTPEGTAKAYALLQAIIEETRREQMRAEEASEAKSLFLANMSHEIRTPLNGIVGFTELLKNTELQGEQKEFVSIIEKSSENLLEIINNILDLSKIESNKVEIENIVFNPIEEFESAVEIYAVKAAEKHVNLACFIDPRLNQPIKGDPTKIKEILINLLSNAVKFTNQGGAINVEIRQVHASGPDKCAISFSVEDTGIGISPDKKAHIFEAFSQADTSVTRKFGGTGLGLTISARYAELMGGKLDLESELGKGTRFFFTLEFEELPQMNEDLRGQFENVTVAFYTSGSQHKKQDDYIKEYLDYFGAKLIPFSAPEELIKLAGEKKAQSALIDADYASDNDLRKMGKTPLHCNVIIKSTQQKRIEALRLHCEKVIYEPVNVTKTVALLKAATSEVVKEARRPLLDIDHIAFRAKALVAEDNTINQKLIKRTLEDLGLEVDLADNGLEAFEKRRNGDYDIIFMDISMPVMDGVEATHEILDYEEDENVPHVPIVALTANALKGDRERFLAEGLDEYTTKPLIREEIVSILKKFLGDKMYTKGESTEKPSAGTKQARKAAQAVRAEEKTISFDTVEEKPEAAAPAQEPKSESTPKTEPKVRPDTILVLKKSPLEGKIFANLLNQLGYKVDIAESPKELADKLNEKTGVVFVDREVEGLALEPLRKEMEMSAPNAALILMTDPSTQVTEEERKLCDDVIVNLVNRDLIRLIIEKFMKSEG encoded by the coding sequence AGTCCGCGACCAGCTACATGCGGGGACAGGTCTTTACGGAGCGGATGGGGTATACCCGTATTCTCAACGACATGGCCACCCAGTTGGCCAAAGAGCGCGGCATGACCGCCATCTACATCGCTTCCCACGGCAAACGGGTCAAAGACTCCCTCGCCGCCCAGAGGAAAATGGTCGACAAGGAGATCGGAGTTTTCAGAACCTATCTTTCCCGGCATCCCGAAGCCAGGCCCAAAAAACTGATCAAAGTTCTTCTTGGGCTCCTTCCGAAGAAGCGTCAGCAGATCGATGCACTGCAGGTCAACTTCAACCAGGCGTTCTTCAACTACTACACCGTCCTTATCAAAGCGATTCTCGATGAAATCGAGAAGGTAAGTTCCACCACTCCCGATCCGGAGATCACCAACGAGGCAAAAGCCTTTGTCAATTTCGCCAAAGCGAAGGAAGCGAGCGGGATCGAACGGGGCTTCATGTCCTACATTCTTGCCCGCTACACCAAGATGAGCGACGAAGAACTGCGCAAGTGGATCCACTACATCGGACGTGCCGATACCTACGAATACGGTTTCATCAACGATGAAGACCTCAAGCAGCAGATCCGCAAAATTCTCGAGAGTGAAGATGCAAAAGAGACATTCGACGAACTGGCCAAAGCCCGGACCGAGATTCTCCACTCCATCAACGACGGGTACTACACCATCGACCCGACCCTCTGGTTCAACCTGAATACGGAAAAGATATCCGTTCTGGTGGATGTCCAGAAAGTCATCATGAAAGAGATGAAGCGCAAAGCCGCCGATGTTCTCCAGGAACAGATGTATATCGCGGTCGCTTCCGGAGCCCTCTGGATCATCTCCATCATTCTTGCCATCATCGGCTTCATCGTCAGCCGCGAGATCACCCAGAACATCAAAAACCTGGAAACCATCCTCCAGAATGTCGCGGAATCGACCAACCAGAAAGTGGATATCAACCTGGACACTCCCGAAGGGACGGCGAAAGCCTATGCCCTCTTGCAGGCGATCATCGAAGAGACGCGGCGTGAACAGATGCGTGCCGAAGAGGCAAGCGAAGCGAAATCCCTTTTTCTCGCCAACATGTCCCACGAAATCCGCACACCGCTCAACGGGATCGTCGGCTTTACCGAACTGCTCAAGAACACGGAACTCCAGGGCGAACAGAAAGAGTTCGTCAGCATCATCGAAAAGAGTTCCGAAAACCTCCTGGAGATCATCAACAACATCCTCGACCTCTCCAAAATCGAAAGCAACAAGGTCGAGATTGAAAATATCGTCTTCAACCCGATCGAAGAGTTTGAAAGTGCCGTGGAGATCTATGCGGTCAAGGCGGCGGAGAAACATGTCAACCTGGCCTGTTTCATCGACCCCCGCCTCAACCAGCCGATCAAAGGGGACCCGACGAAGATCAAAGAGATTCTCATCAACCTCCTCTCCAATGCGGTCAAATTCACCAACCAGGGCGGCGCCATCAATGTGGAAATCCGGCAGGTTCACGCCAGCGGTCCCGACAAATGCGCCATCAGCTTCAGCGTAGAGGATACCGGCATCGGCATCTCTCCCGACAAGAAAGCCCATATTTTCGAAGCCTTCTCCCAGGCCGACACCAGTGTCACCCGCAAATTCGGCGGTACGGGCCTCGGCCTGACCATCTCCGCCCGCTATGCCGAACTGATGGGAGGCAAGCTCGACCTGGAGAGCGAACTGGGCAAAGGAACCCGGTTCTTCTTCACGCTCGAATTCGAAGAGCTTCCCCAGATGAACGAAGATCTGCGCGGTCAATTCGAAAATGTGACGGTCGCCTTCTACACCTCCGGTTCGCAGCACAAAAAACAGGACGACTACATCAAGGAATACCTGGACTATTTCGGTGCGAAACTGATTCCCTTCAGCGCTCCGGAAGAGCTGATCAAGCTGGCGGGAGAGAAGAAAGCACAGTCGGCCCTGATCGATGCCGACTACGCCAGCGACAACGACCTGCGGAAAATGGGGAAAACACCCCTGCACTGCAACGTCATCATAAAATCGACCCAGCAGAAACGGATCGAAGCGCTGCGCCTGCACTGCGAAAAGGTCATCTACGAACCGGTCAACGTCACCAAAACCGTCGCCCTCCTCAAGGCGGCAACCTCCGAAGTTGTCAAAGAGGCGCGCCGGCCGCTTCTGGATATCGACCATATCGCGTTCAGAGCCAAAGCACTGGTCGCCGAGGACAACACCATCAACCAGAAGCTCATCAAACGGACCCTGGAAGACCTGGGGCTGGAGGTCGACCTTGCGGACAACGGCCTCGAAGCTTTCGAAAAACGCCGCAACGGCGATTACGATATCATCTTCATGGATATTTCGATGCCGGTCATGGACGGGGTCGAAGCGACCCACGAGATCCTCGACTACGAAGAGGATGAAAACGTTCCCCATGTACCGATCGTCGCCCTGACCGCCAACGCCCTCAAAGGGGACCGGGAACGCTTCCTCGCCGAGGGACTCGACGAGTATACGACCAAGCCGCTGATACGGGAAGAGATCGTCTCCATCCTCAAAAAATTCCTGGGCGACAAAATGTACACCAAAGGCGAAAGCACGGAGAAACCCTCCGCCGGAACGAAGCAGGCGAGGAAAGCGGCACAGGCTGTCCGGGCCGAAGAGAAGACGATCAGCTTCGATACGGTCGAAGAGAAACCCGAAGCCGCGGCACCGGCACAGGAACCGAAAAGCGAAAGTACACCGAAGACGGAGCCGAAGGTCAGACCCGACACGATTCTGGTTCTCAAAAAAAGCCCCCTGGAGGGAAAAATTTTCGCAAACCTGCTCAACCAACTAGGCTACAAAGTCGATATAGCAGAGAGTCCCAAAGAACTGGCCGACAAACTCAACGAAAAAACCGGTGTGGTCTTCGTCGACAGAGAGGTTGAAGGACTCGCTCTCGAACCGTTGCGCAAAGAGATGGAGATGAGTGCGCCGAATGCCGCTCTGATACTGATGACCGACCCCTCCACCCAGGTGACGGAAGAGGAGCGGAAACTCTGCGACGATGTCATCGTCAACCTGGTCAACCGGGACCTGATACGCCTGATTATAGAAAAATTCATGAAGAGCGAAGGATAA
- a CDS encoding response regulator has translation MKQLKVLVVDDDMINRKLLGAMLKKHPNIGEIIEASDGQEAITLLRDFSDIDMVLLDIIMPVMDGIAVLQIMNADPKLQNIPVIVLTTDESKKTEALNSGANDFIAKPVRENDLMGKIQRLASL, from the coding sequence ATGAAACAACTGAAAGTGCTCGTGGTCGATGACGATATGATCAACCGCAAGCTGCTCGGCGCGATGCTCAAAAAGCACCCCAATATCGGAGAGATTATCGAAGCTTCCGACGGGCAGGAGGCAATTACGCTGCTAAGGGATTTCAGCGATATAGACATGGTTCTTCTCGACATCATCATGCCGGTCATGGACGGAATCGCCGTTTTGCAGATTATGAATGCCGACCCGAAACTTCAGAATATCCCGGTCATCGTACTGACGACCGACGAATCAAAAAAGACCGAAGCGCTCAACAGCGGCGCCAATGACTTTATTGCGAAGCCGGTACGGGAAAACGATCTGATGGGTAAAATTCAGAGACTCGCCAGCCTCTGA
- the lon gene encoding endopeptidase La encodes MQLSDYSAFPTEIPILVEDELFLYPFMISPIFLSDEKNVQAAIEAVESNSLVMVCPTKPGHEGERSFDAIYDAGVIGSIMRKVTLPDGRIKVLFQGLARGRILEPVSRSPLTARVDVIKSKPYNELKIEALMEVLREKLKQLSQVSNQFPPDLIRTIEENHEPNRIADLVSSTIKIKKPEAYELFIEEDVEQRLLLLVDIISAEIEANKLQKEIRSKVHSRIEQVNKEYFLKEQLKQIQQELGTDTQREEEIEEYFKKLEAKKPHMNEDAYKEIKKQIERFSRMHPDSADANMLQSWLDWVLEIPFGKYARKHLKIEDVQTQLDKDHYGLKKPKERIVEYFSVRELAELRGVADSQIKGAILCFAGPPGIGKTSLANSIAKALRRKLVRIALGGLEDVNELRGHRRTYIGAMPGRIVQGLIDAGEMNPVMVLDEIDKVGRNMRGDPTSALLEILDPEQNSAFRDYYLNFNIDLSQVIFIATANDIGMIPGPLRDRMEFIFLSSYTPQEKFEIAKRYLIPQELKKHALKRSEFSITKAALETVIENYTREAGVRNLRRRLADIIRKAAMRILSDPTVAKVSVNVKNLPEFLEKPVFEIDTAENEPAVGVVNGLAWTAVGGDVLKIESIKIKGKGGLQLTGSLGDVMKESARIALSVVKTLIDRGVLPIDERIIPKTVKEREEKIKVEPSEVYKRYDLHIHVPEGATPKDGPSAGITMATAIASIFSELKVRPDVAMTGELTLTGKVLPIGGLKEKLIAAYKAKMKKVLIPEKNYKRDLDDVPDEVKEAIEIVPVKRVEEVLEEALIERV; translated from the coding sequence AAGAACGTCCAGGCGGCGATCGAGGCGGTGGAGAGCAACTCGCTGGTGATGGTCTGCCCCACCAAGCCGGGCCACGAGGGGGAGCGGAGCTTCGACGCCATCTACGACGCGGGGGTCATCGGCTCCATCATGCGCAAGGTGACGCTGCCCGACGGGCGTATCAAAGTGCTCTTCCAGGGGCTGGCGCGGGGGCGGATACTGGAGCCCGTGAGCCGGTCGCCCCTGACGGCGAGGGTGGACGTCATCAAGTCCAAGCCCTACAACGAACTGAAGATCGAGGCGCTGATGGAGGTGCTGCGCGAAAAGCTCAAGCAGCTTTCGCAGGTGAGCAACCAGTTCCCGCCCGACCTGATCCGCACCATCGAGGAGAACCACGAACCCAACCGCATCGCGGACCTGGTCTCCAGCACTATCAAGATCAAGAAGCCCGAAGCCTACGAACTCTTCATCGAGGAGGATGTGGAGCAGCGGTTGCTGCTGCTGGTGGATATCATCAGTGCCGAGATCGAGGCGAACAAGCTCCAGAAGGAGATCCGCTCCAAGGTCCACAGCCGCATCGAGCAGGTGAACAAGGAGTACTTCCTAAAAGAGCAGCTCAAGCAGATCCAGCAGGAGCTGGGGACCGACACCCAGCGGGAAGAGGAGATCGAGGAGTACTTCAAGAAGCTGGAGGCGAAAAAGCCCCACATGAACGAGGATGCCTACAAGGAGATCAAGAAGCAGATCGAGCGCTTCTCGCGGATGCATCCCGACTCCGCCGACGCCAACATGCTCCAGAGCTGGCTCGACTGGGTGCTGGAGATCCCCTTCGGCAAGTACGCCCGCAAACATTTGAAGATCGAGGATGTCCAGACGCAGCTGGACAAGGACCACTACGGCCTGAAGAAGCCCAAGGAGCGGATCGTCGAGTATTTCAGCGTCCGGGAGCTGGCGGAGCTGCGCGGCGTGGCCGACAGCCAGATCAAGGGGGCGATCCTCTGCTTCGCGGGCCCTCCGGGCATCGGAAAGACCTCCCTGGCCAACTCCATCGCCAAGGCACTGCGGCGCAAGCTGGTGCGCATCGCCCTCGGCGGGCTGGAAGATGTCAACGAGCTGCGGGGGCACCGGCGCACCTACATAGGCGCCATGCCGGGGCGGATCGTCCAGGGGCTCATCGACGCGGGGGAGATGAACCCGGTCATGGTCCTGGACGAGATCGACAAGGTGGGGCGCAACATGCGCGGCGACCCGACGTCGGCGTTGCTTGAGATTCTTGATCCGGAGCAGAACAGCGCCTTCAGGGACTACTACCTGAACTTCAACATCGATCTGAGCCAGGTGATCTTCATCGCCACGGCAAACGACATCGGGATGATCCCCGGGCCCCTGCGCGACAGGATGGAGTTCATCTTCCTCAGCAGCTATACGCCCCAGGAGAAGTTCGAGATCGCCAAGCGTTACCTCATTCCCCAGGAGCTGAAGAAGCACGCCCTGAAGCGGAGCGAATTCTCCATCACCAAGGCGGCGCTGGAGACGGTCATAGAGAACTACACCCGGGAAGCTGGGGTGCGGAACCTGCGGCGGCGGCTGGCGGACATCATCCGCAAGGCGGCGATGAGGATTCTCAGCGACCCGACCGTCGCCAAAGTCTCGGTCAACGTCAAGAACCTCCCCGAGTTCCTGGAGAAGCCGGTCTTCGAGATCGACACGGCGGAGAACGAGCCGGCGGTGGGCGTCGTCAACGGGCTCGCCTGGACCGCCGTGGGCGGCGACGTGCTGAAGATCGAGAGCATCAAGATCAAGGGCAAGGGCGGCCTGCAGCTCACCGGAAGCCTGGGGGATGTGATGAAGGAGTCGGCCCGCATCGCCCTGAGCGTGGTCAAGACCCTCATCGACCGGGGCGTGCTCCCCATCGACGAGCGCATCATCCCCAAAACCGTCAAGGAGCGGGAGGAGAAGATCAAGGTCGAGCCCAGCGAAGTCTACAAGCGTTACGACCTGCATATCCACGTCCCGGAAGGGGCGACCCCCAAGGACGGTCCCAGCGCCGGTATCACGATGGCGACGGCGATCGCCTCCATTTTCAGCGAACTGAAGGTGCGGCCCGACGTGGCGATGACGGGGGAGCTGACCCTCACGGGCAAGGTCCTGCCCATCGGCGGGCTGAAAGAGAAGCTCATCGCCGCCTACAAGGCGAAGATGAAGAAGGTGCTGATTCCCGAAAAGAACTACAAACGGGATCTGGACGACGTGCCCGACGAAGTGAAAGAGGCCATCGAGATCGTGCCGGTCAAACGGGTCGAAGAGGTGCTGGAAGAGGCGCTGATCGAAAGAGTCTAA